The following are from one region of the Arcobacter defluvii genome:
- a CDS encoding GGDEF domain-containing protein codes for MNIEFENILNQLDEKEKIEVESNQIDSAIKLIPLLLKRVHPQNVHVLAAIIKQSLLPSICIETNEEIDKLFTQIDKEPNLLFDRNVQHKIEEFTAKRFQRDKQVVIERASDISKLVLLMEEYLNEAISSNGSGTKNVFNIRERIAAIDVNENGIESLTKLQNELVNAAASIEKEMHTVTSKLETGKSKVQELEEKVKTLEEELNRTKSENMRDHLTGLLTRKAFSEEIKRIESSFKRINTQYAVVFFDLDHFKNLNDSYGHECGDVVLSTFGKILNKSVRDHDIVGRYGGEEFIAIIHFNLNRELLQFLKRIKTIVTENSFLYKDKKIKVTFSAGVAIRSSYPSYENTLQKADMLLYQAKEAGRNKIILENGMEI; via the coding sequence ATGAATATAGAATTTGAAAATATTTTAAATCAATTAGATGAAAAAGAAAAGATTGAAGTAGAATCAAATCAAATAGATTCTGCAATAAAATTAATCCCTCTTTTATTAAAAAGAGTTCATCCACAAAATGTACATGTTTTAGCGGCAATTATAAAACAATCTTTATTACCTTCTATTTGCATAGAAACAAATGAAGAAATAGATAAACTTTTTACACAAATTGATAAAGAACCAAATCTCTTATTTGATAGAAATGTTCAACATAAAATTGAAGAATTTACTGCAAAAAGATTTCAAAGAGATAAACAAGTTGTTATAGAAAGAGCTTCTGATATTTCAAAACTTGTTTTACTTATGGAAGAATACTTAAATGAAGCTATTTCAAGTAATGGTTCAGGAACAAAAAATGTTTTTAATATTAGAGAAAGAATTGCAGCTATTGATGTAAATGAGAATGGAATAGAATCTCTAACTAAACTTCAAAATGAACTTGTGAATGCAGCAGCATCTATTGAAAAAGAGATGCACACAGTAACAAGTAAACTAGAAACAGGGAAATCAAAAGTTCAAGAACTTGAAGAAAAAGTAAAAACTTTAGAAGAAGAGTTAAATAGAACAAAATCTGAGAATATGAGAGATCATCTAACAGGTCTTCTTACAAGAAAAGCTTTTAGTGAAGAAATAAAAAGAATAGAGAGTTCATTTAAAAGAATAAATACACAATATGCTGTAGTTTTTTTTGATTTAGATCACTTCAAAAATTTAAATGATTCATATGGTCATGAATGTGGAGATGTTGTACTTTCTACATTTGGAAAAATTTTAAATAAAAGTGTAAGAGATCATGATATCGTAGGAAGATATGGAGGTGAAGAGTTTATTGCTATTATTCACTTCAATTTAAATAGAGAATTATTACAATTTTTAAAAAGAATAAAAACAATAGTAACTGAAAATAGTTTTTTATACAAAGATAAAAAGATAAAAGTTACATTTTCAGCTGGAGTTGCAATAAGAAGTAGTTATCCATCTTATGAAAATACTTTACAAAAAGCTGATATGCTTTTATATCAAGCAAAAGAAGCAGGAAGAAATAAAATAATTTTAGAAAACGGGATGGAAATCTAA
- a CDS encoding GatB/YqeY domain-containing protein, whose amino-acid sequence MSLKEQLNEDLKTAMRNKEVVKRDSIRAINTMIKQIEVDERKELNDEDIIKLIQKGIKQREEAISQYKAASRDDLVQKEQEQVDVFMLYLPKQLSDEELEAGMKEIITETGATSVKDMGKVMGAATKKFAGVADGKRINEMVKKLLA is encoded by the coding sequence ATGAGCCTAAAAGAGCAATTAAACGAAGATTTAAAAACTGCAATGAGAAACAAAGAAGTTGTAAAAAGAGATTCAATTAGAGCTATTAATACAATGATTAAACAAATTGAAGTTGATGAAAGAAAAGAGTTAAATGATGAAGATATTATTAAACTAATTCAAAAAGGAATCAAACAAAGAGAAGAAGCTATTTCTCAATATAAAGCTGCTTCAAGAGATGATTTAGTTCAAAAAGAACAAGAGCAAGTTGATGTATTTATGTTATATCTTCCAAAACAACTAAGTGATGAAGAATTAGAAGCTGGAATGAAAGAAATTATTACAGAAACTGGTGCAACATCAGTTAAAGATATGGGTAAAGTTATGGGAGCTGCAACTAAAAAATTTGCAGGTGTTGCAGATGGAAAAAGAATAAATGAAATGGTAAAAAAACTATTAGCTTAA
- the abc-f gene encoding ribosomal protection-like ABC-F family protein, with the protein MALIDLQNISKQYDTKVILKDANFTLNQGQRIAVIGQNGQGKSTLFKIIMRQVEADSGEMAIDKSLKIEMLDQQPKFKANLNVRDAIENQLTELKTAKNEYEKITNQLMTDYENEDLIRRQSELASFLEFHNAWDLDNMIERVLVEFQLKQYEYKDVNLLSGGEQRRVSLAGLILKKPDVLLLDEPTNHLDVYMVEFLEQLLLKNNFTLLFISHDRYFIDNIATSVVEVDGGVLRRFNGGYSSYLEQKSQILENMQKEHENLLRMVKREAHWMQHGITARRKRNERRKSEYFDLKQKARSNPAAIRKMSLELQREQKAFNTEEKQQNKRKMLYELDDVCKTLGDKQLIKNFTTRILQKDTIAIVGPNGSGKSTLLKIFMEKMKIDSGNFKKGDFNIGYFDQQRDSLDDNKNLMETFCPNGGDRVILDDGRNMHVYGYLKNFLFPREYLDKKVGVLSGGEKNRVALALLFTRKVDCLILDEPTNDLDIPTINILEEYLQNFQGALIFVSHDRYFVDKIAKKLFVFQGNGNIMESFQPYTEYLEIEKELKDLSSLETEISKEDNTPKVTQTAKKQTKLSYKDQREYDLLPKEIEDLEQKLESINACLMDPKCYEQKGIVAMSKELEETKEIYEQKVERFLELEELIESFNS; encoded by the coding sequence ATGGCACTAATCGACTTACAAAACATTTCAAAACAATACGACACAAAAGTTATTTTAAAAGATGCTAACTTTACATTAAACCAAGGACAAAGAATTGCTGTTATTGGTCAAAATGGACAAGGAAAATCAACACTTTTTAAAATAATTATGAGACAAGTAGAAGCAGATAGCGGAGAAATGGCTATTGATAAATCTTTAAAAATTGAAATGCTTGACCAACAACCAAAGTTTAAAGCAAATCTAAATGTTAGAGATGCAATTGAAAATCAATTGACAGAATTAAAAACTGCAAAAAATGAATATGAAAAAATCACTAATCAATTAATGACAGATTATGAAAATGAAGATCTTATTAGAAGACAAAGTGAACTTGCTTCTTTTTTAGAGTTTCATAATGCTTGGGATTTAGACAATATGATTGAGCGAGTTTTAGTTGAGTTTCAATTAAAACAATATGAATACAAAGATGTAAACCTTTTAAGTGGAGGAGAACAAAGAAGAGTTAGCCTTGCTGGACTAATTTTAAAAAAACCTGATGTTTTACTTTTAGATGAGCCTACAAACCACCTTGATGTTTATATGGTTGAGTTTCTAGAACAACTTTTACTAAAAAACAATTTCACCCTACTTTTTATCTCTCACGATAGATATTTTATTGATAATATTGCAACAAGTGTTGTTGAAGTTGATGGTGGAGTTTTAAGAAGATTTAATGGTGGATATTCTTCATACTTAGAACAAAAATCTCAAATATTAGAAAATATGCAAAAAGAGCATGAAAATTTACTTCGAATGGTAAAACGTGAAGCTCACTGGATGCAACATGGAATTACTGCAAGAAGAAAAAGAAATGAAAGAAGAAAATCAGAATATTTTGATTTAAAACAAAAAGCACGTTCAAATCCAGCTGCAATTAGAAAAATGTCTTTAGAGTTACAAAGGGAACAAAAAGCTTTTAATACAGAAGAAAAACAACAAAATAAAAGAAAAATGCTTTATGAATTAGATGATGTTTGTAAAACTCTTGGTGACAAACAACTAATCAAAAACTTTACAACTAGAATTTTACAAAAAGATACAATCGCAATAGTTGGACCAAATGGAAGTGGAAAATCAACACTACTAAAAATCTTTATGGAAAAAATGAAAATAGATAGTGGTAATTTCAAAAAAGGTGATTTTAATATTGGATATTTTGACCAACAAAGAGATAGCTTAGATGACAATAAAAACTTGATGGAAACTTTCTGTCCAAATGGTGGAGATAGAGTTATTTTAGATGATGGAAGAAACATGCATGTTTACGGATATCTAAAAAACTTTTTATTTCCAAGAGAGTATCTTGATAAAAAAGTTGGTGTTTTAAGTGGTGGAGAAAAAAATAGAGTGGCATTAGCTTTACTTTTTACTAGAAAAGTTGATTGTTTAATCCTTGATGAGCCTACAAATGATTTAGATATTCCTACAATTAATATATTAGAAGAGTATTTACAAAATTTTCAAGGTGCATTAATCTTTGTATCTCATGATAGATATTTTGTAGATAAAATTGCTAAAAAACTTTTTGTATTCCAAGGAAATGGAAATATCATGGAAAGTTTCCAACCTTATACTGAATATCTTGAAATTGAAAAAGAGTTAAAAGACCTTAGTTCACTTGAAACTGAAATTTCAAAAGAAGATAACACACCAAAAGTTACACAAACTGCAAAAAAACAAACTAAACTTTCATATAAAGACCAAAGGGAATATGACTTGCTTCCTAAAGAGATTGAAGATTTAGAGCAAAAACTAGAAAGTATAAATGCATGTTTAATGGATCCAAAATGTTACGAACAAAAAGGAATCGTTGCCATGTCAAAAGAGCTTGAAGAGACAAAAGAAATTTATGAACAAAAAGTAGAAAGATTTTTAGAACTTGAAGAGTTAATTGAAAGCTTTAATTCATAA
- a CDS encoding cation diffusion facilitator family transporter has translation MTSQKKATVVSSSVAAVLTLLKLIIGFASGSVAVLASAVDSILDMFVSIFNYFAISKSEKPADKNFNYGRGKIEALASVIEGTIITLSGFFLLYQAIKKAIVGETSQYLDISIYVMIISLIITISLVTYLNFVAKKTNSMVIKADALHYKTDVFSNLAVLISLLLVTFTGYEIIDVFVGGGIAIYIIYSAYELIHEGILVLLDRAVDEEVVSKIEEIIKENNKVNTYHLLKTREAANQTFVEVHLVFDCLITLMDAHRASDSIENKIKKLDTSRDWIINIHMDPYDDFKINDLHH, from the coding sequence ATGACTTCTCAAAAAAAAGCTACCGTTGTTTCATCAAGTGTTGCAGCGGTACTTACTCTTTTAAAACTTATAATTGGATTTGCAAGTGGTTCTGTAGCTGTTTTAGCATCTGCTGTTGATTCTATTTTAGATATGTTTGTATCTATATTTAACTATTTTGCAATTTCAAAATCTGAAAAACCAGCTGATAAAAATTTTAATTATGGTAGAGGAAAGATTGAAGCCTTAGCTTCTGTTATTGAAGGTACTATTATTACCTTATCTGGATTTTTTTTACTTTATCAAGCAATAAAAAAAGCAATTGTTGGTGAAACATCCCAATATCTTGATATTTCTATATATGTTATGATTATTTCTTTAATCATCACTATCTCATTAGTAACTTATTTAAATTTTGTCGCTAAAAAAACAAATTCTATGGTTATTAAAGCTGATGCATTACACTATAAAACTGACGTTTTTAGTAATCTTGCTGTTCTAATTTCACTTTTACTTGTAACTTTCACTGGATATGAAATCATTGATGTTTTTGTTGGTGGAGGAATTGCAATTTATATTATTTATTCCGCTTACGAATTAATTCATGAAGGGATTTTAGTTTTATTAGATAGAGCTGTTGATGAAGAAGTTGTATCAAAAATTGAAGAAATTATAAAAGAAAATAATAAAGTTAATACTTACCATTTATTAAAAACAAGAGAAGCTGCAAATCAAACATTTGTTGAAGTTCATCTTGTATTTGATTGTTTAATTACTTTGATGGATGCACATAGAGCAAGTGATTCAATAGAAAATAAAATAAAAAAATTAGATACCTCTAGAGATTGGATTATAAATATTCATATGGATCCATATGATGATTTCAAAATAAATGATTTACATCATTAA
- a CDS encoding pyridoxal phosphate-dependent aminotransferase has protein sequence MKIANRMENLSPSVTMAITALARELKAQGKDILSFSAGEPDFDTPELIKQAAIKAINEGQTKYTAVEGIIKTKQAIINKLKKDHNLDYKLDGIVISNGAKHSLFNLFQVLVEDGDEVIIPAPYWVTYPEQVKFSGGVPVFIDTDDSTEFKITPAQLKAVITPKTKILLLNTPSNPTGSVYSKEELTALGEVLKGTDIIILSDEMYEKIIYNGKKFTACAEVSEDMFKRTVTINGLSKAVAMTGWRFGYIATCDTALAKALTKLQGQVTSNINTMTQYAAIPALEGDADKDIEMMRVEFEKRKNYAVKAFNDIKGLSCIEPDGAFYLFVNIKEVSNDSMKFCADLLEEKGVALVPGLAFGTEGYIRFSFATDLDTIKEGIKRIKEFVESK, from the coding sequence ATGAAAATTGCAAACAGAATGGAGAACTTATCTCCATCGGTTACTATGGCAATAACTGCCCTAGCAAGAGAGCTTAAAGCTCAAGGTAAAGATATACTAAGTTTTAGTGCAGGAGAACCTGACTTTGATACACCTGAATTAATTAAACAAGCTGCAATAAAAGCTATTAATGAAGGACAAACTAAATATACAGCCGTAGAAGGTATTATCAAAACCAAACAAGCAATTATTAACAAACTAAAAAAAGACCACAATTTAGATTATAAGTTAGATGGTATCGTAATTAGCAACGGTGCAAAACACTCATTATTTAACCTATTCCAAGTACTTGTTGAAGATGGTGATGAAGTAATTATTCCAGCACCTTATTGGGTAACTTATCCAGAACAAGTAAAATTTTCAGGTGGTGTTCCTGTATTTATTGATACAGATGATTCAACAGAATTTAAAATTACACCTGCTCAATTAAAAGCTGTTATCACACCAAAAACAAAAATTTTACTTTTAAATACACCTTCAAACCCAACTGGTTCAGTATATTCAAAAGAAGAATTAACTGCACTTGGAGAAGTTTTAAAAGGAACAGATATTATCATTTTATCAGATGAAATGTATGAAAAAATTATTTACAATGGTAAAAAATTTACTGCTTGTGCTGAAGTATCTGAAGATATGTTTAAAAGAACAGTAACTATCAATGGTTTAAGTAAAGCTGTTGCTATGACTGGATGGAGATTTGGATATATTGCAACTTGCGATACTGCACTTGCAAAAGCTTTAACTAAACTTCAAGGACAAGTAACTTCAAATATCAATACAATGACTCAATATGCTGCTATTCCTGCACTTGAAGGTGATGCTGATAAAGATATTGAGATGATGAGAGTTGAATTTGAAAAAAGAAAAAATTATGCTGTTAAAGCATTCAATGATATCAAAGGTTTATCTTGTATTGAACCTGATGGTGCATTTTATCTTTTTGTAAATATCAAAGAAGTTTCAAATGATTCTATGAAATTCTGCGCAGATTTATTAGAGGAAAAAGGTGTTGCTTTAGTACCTGGACTTGCCTTTGGTACAGAAGGATATATAAGATTCTCTTTTGCTACAGATTTAGATACTATTAAAGAAGGTATCAAAAGAATCAAAGAGTTTGTAGAAAGTAAATAA
- a CDS encoding M48 family metallopeptidase: MSFQIEINKKIVTVKLENKKNIKHCYMRVIKDDLIHIRANFYFTIYDAKSLVEKKREWIETSIAKLSKNIINEDEFLYLGERKKIEDFRIKNLDLFYKKEIQKILPAKLEEYSRKMSLFPTSISYRKNKRTWGSCNYKNGLNFNILLMKFPIEVMEYVIVHELAHIKHKNHSKDFWNLVAVYCPNYKEIEKRFKNFL, from the coding sequence TTGAGTTTTCAAATTGAAATAAATAAAAAAATTGTAACTGTAAAATTGGAAAATAAAAAAAATATAAAACATTGTTATATGAGAGTAATAAAAGATGATTTGATACATATTCGAGCAAATTTTTATTTTACTATTTATGATGCCAAAAGTTTGGTAGAAAAGAAAAGAGAATGGATAGAAACTTCAATAGCTAAATTATCAAAAAATATAATAAATGAAGATGAATTTTTATATTTAGGTGAAAGAAAAAAGATAGAAGATTTTAGAATAAAAAATTTAGATCTTTTTTACAAAAAAGAAATTCAAAAAATATTACCAGCAAAATTAGAAGAGTATTCAAGAAAAATGAGTCTTTTCCCAACTTCAATAAGTTACAGAAAAAATAAAAGAACTTGGGGTTCTTGCAATTATAAAAATGGATTAAATTTTAATATTTTACTTATGAAATTCCCCATTGAAGTTATGGAATATGTAATCGTGCATGAATTAGCTCATATAAAACATAAAAATCATTCTAAAGATTTTTGGAATTTAGTAGCTGTTTATTGTCCAAACTATAAAGAGATAGAAAAAAGATTTAAGAATTTTTTATAA
- a CDS encoding DciA family protein, translating into MKKINEILSHLKNNPEFRKINTSSLISKFIEALPLKLKKGVKFGYVKNQTLYFVLTHPVYKMEFEYNKADIKSLLKNFKIANVEDIGFFVTNVIEKKEIIEEEKPLYKERSYGIFENKAKDEKIFKKFEKIREIIKNS; encoded by the coding sequence ATGAAAAAAATTAATGAAATACTTAGTCATCTTAAAAATAATCCTGAATTTAGAAAGATTAATACTTCTTCTTTAATAAGTAAGTTTATAGAAGCACTTCCGTTAAAACTTAAAAAAGGTGTAAAATTTGGCTATGTTAAGAACCAAACTTTATATTTTGTATTAACTCATCCTGTTTATAAAATGGAATTTGAGTATAACAAAGCAGATATAAAATCATTATTAAAAAATTTCAAGATTGCAAATGTTGAAGATATAGGATTTTTTGTGACCAATGTAATTGAAAAAAAAGAGATAATAGAAGAAGAAAAACCACTTTATAAAGAGCGTTCTTATGGTATTTTTGAAAATAAAGCGAAAGATGAAAAAATCTTCAAGAAATTTGAAAAGATAAGAGAAATTATAAAAAATTCTTAA
- the nadB gene encoding L-aspartate oxidase yields the protein MIYDYVIIGTGVAGLNAARLIPKDKRVLILCKMSTWNCNTFWAQGGIASAVDESDIPTHIKDTLTAGVNYNDKEAVELLSKKSISTIKSLIDAGMKFDLNDKGELAYTKEAAHSRNRILHADGDATGRMMHIFLLENCPHEIVTQAVVCDLLIENDICYGVQYFTNETNQKIVYAHNTIIASGGVGSIYRYHTNSTANAGEVQGIIAEKNLPLKDMEMMQFHPTVVRGTNFARKPLLSEALRGEGAYIVDENGYRFLFDYHKDGELAPRDVVSRSIFDYNKKTGLGVYLSFETFEKKAFKKRFPNIYSNLKELGYELPFERVPISPAFHYSMGGIEVNLNGKVKGMKNLYAIGEVACTGVHGANRLASNSLLEGLVFSQIAVETSLKENFKINPESYDKPIINYVRNKDIDKDIKDNLREIMWTYASIVREPKSLEKSLETIEEYLKKDVGRLLFLRLLTAKSILKSALKRKESLGAHYIKEN from the coding sequence ATGATATATGATTATGTAATAATAGGTACAGGTGTTGCAGGATTAAATGCAGCTAGATTGATCCCAAAAGATAAAAGAGTTTTAATTTTATGTAAAATGTCTACTTGGAATTGTAATACTTTTTGGGCTCAAGGAGGAATAGCAAGTGCTGTTGATGAAAGTGATATTCCCACTCATATAAAAGATACTTTAACAGCTGGAGTTAATTACAACGATAAAGAAGCAGTTGAACTTTTAAGTAAAAAATCAATTTCAACAATAAAAAGTCTTATTGATGCAGGTATGAAATTTGATTTAAATGACAAGGGTGAATTAGCTTATACAAAAGAAGCAGCTCATAGCAGAAATAGAATTTTACATGCTGATGGTGATGCAACAGGTAGAATGATGCATATCTTTTTGCTAGAAAATTGTCCTCATGAGATTGTAACACAAGCAGTTGTTTGTGATTTACTTATTGAAAATGATATCTGTTATGGAGTTCAATATTTTACTAATGAAACAAATCAAAAAATAGTTTATGCTCACAATACAATAATTGCAAGTGGGGGAGTAGGTTCAATCTATAGATACCATACAAATTCAACTGCAAATGCAGGAGAAGTGCAAGGAATTATTGCAGAAAAAAATCTTCCATTAAAAGATATGGAGATGATGCAGTTTCACCCAACAGTTGTAAGAGGTACAAACTTTGCTAGAAAGCCTCTTTTAAGTGAAGCTTTAAGAGGTGAAGGGGCATATATTGTTGATGAAAACGGATATAGATTTTTATTTGATTATCATAAAGATGGTGAATTAGCACCAAGAGATGTAGTTAGTCGTTCTATTTTTGATTACAATAAAAAAACAGGTTTGGGAGTTTATTTATCTTTTGAAACTTTTGAAAAAAAAGCTTTTAAAAAACGATTTCCAAATATTTATTCTAATTTGAAAGAATTAGGATATGAATTACCTTTTGAAAGAGTTCCTATTTCACCTGCATTTCATTATTCAATGGGAGGAATAGAAGTTAATTTAAACGGAAAAGTAAAAGGAATGAAAAATCTTTATGCAATAGGTGAAGTAGCTTGTACAGGAGTTCATGGAGCAAATAGATTGGCTTCAAATTCTTTGCTTGAAGGTTTAGTATTTTCCCAAATAGCTGTTGAAACTTCATTAAAAGAAAATTTTAAAATTAATCCAGAAAGTTATGATAAACCAATTATTAATTATGTAAGAAATAAAGATATTGATAAAGATATAAAAGATAATTTAAGAGAGATTATGTGGACTTATGCATCAATAGTAAGAGAGCCAAAAAGTTTGGAAAAATCCCTAGAAACCATTGAAGAGTATCTAAAAAAAGATGTAGGTAGATTACTTTTTTTAAGGCTACTTACGGCAAAATCTATTCTAAAATCTGCATTAAAGCGTAAAGAATCGCTTGGTGCACACTATATTAAGGAGAATTGA
- the nhaD gene encoding sodium:proton antiporter NhaD, giving the protein MLKVIMTLLLGTLSLFASSASESEIPNLTMTWVGFATLIIFVIGYYFVAAEEKYAIDKAKPALFIGTFMFILVAIYYSLNGLDMNLVHTQAQHLILEIAEIFFFLFVAMTYIESLLHMGVFDRLKYNLISKGYTYRKLFWVTGFLAFFISPIADNLTTALILSTVLITIEKTRKDFLVPGAINIVVAANAGGAWSPFGDITTLMAWTAGKGVFTDFLYLFPSAIIGYGVTAFLLSRFVPKVVPEFDATKEKKPEMVEGAKVVMILGIFTIFCAVMSHQVLHLPAMWGMMFGLALLKVYSYGLSKKYGKEHFNIFHSMAKIENNTLMFFFGILAAVGALYFVGWLALAAIVYDPSVLGATWANIGVGFLSAIVDNVPVMSAILKANPEMGLDQWMLVTLTAGVGGSLISFGSAAGVGVMGKLHGIYTFGSHMKFAWTVLIGYIVSVSIWYFQYHILGISH; this is encoded by the coding sequence ATGTTAAAAGTTATAATGACTTTGCTCTTAGGAACTTTATCTTTATTTGCTAGTTCAGCAAGTGAAAGTGAAATTCCTAATTTAACTATGACTTGGGTTGGGTTCGCAACTTTAATTATATTTGTAATTGGTTATTATTTTGTAGCTGCGGAAGAAAAATATGCAATTGATAAAGCAAAACCTGCTTTATTTATAGGTACATTTATGTTTATTCTAGTAGCTATTTATTATTCATTAAATGGCTTAGATATGAATTTAGTTCACACTCAAGCTCAACATTTGATTTTAGAAATTGCTGAAATTTTCTTCTTCTTATTTGTTGCCATGACTTATATTGAATCATTATTACATATGGGTGTATTTGATAGATTAAAATATAATCTAATCTCAAAAGGTTATACATATAGAAAACTATTTTGGGTAACTGGATTTTTAGCATTTTTTATCTCTCCAATTGCAGATAACTTGACAACAGCACTTATTTTATCAACTGTTTTAATCACTATTGAAAAAACTAGAAAAGATTTCCTAGTTCCAGGTGCAATAAATATTGTTGTAGCTGCAAATGCAGGAGGTGCATGGTCACCTTTTGGAGATATTACAACACTTATGGCATGGACTGCTGGAAAAGGTGTATTTACAGACTTTTTATATTTATTTCCATCAGCTATTATAGGTTATGGAGTTACAGCATTTTTATTATCAAGATTTGTTCCAAAAGTAGTACCAGAATTTGATGCAACAAAAGAGAAAAAACCTGAAATGGTTGAAGGTGCTAAAGTTGTTATGATTCTTGGAATATTTACAATCTTCTGTGCGGTTATGTCTCATCAAGTATTACATTTACCTGCAATGTGGGGTATGATGTTTGGTTTAGCTTTATTAAAAGTTTATTCTTATGGATTAAGTAAAAAATATGGGAAAGAACATTTTAATATTTTTCATTCAATGGCAAAAATTGAAAATAATACTTTAATGTTTTTCTTTGGTATTTTAGCTGCTGTTGGTGCATTATATTTTGTTGGATGGTTAGCTTTAGCAGCAATAGTATATGATCCGTCAGTATTAGGTGCAACTTGGGCAAATATTGGTGTTGGATTCTTATCTGCTATTGTTGATAATGTTCCAGTAATGAGTGCAATATTAAAAGCAAATCCAGAAATGGGACTTGACCAATGGATGTTAGTTACATTAACAGCAGGAGTTGGTGGTTCATTAATCTCTTTTGGATCGGCTGCTGGTGTTGGAGTAATGGGTAAATTACACGGAATTTATACTTTTGGTTCTCATATGAAATTTGCATGGACAGTTCTTATTGGTTATATAGTTTCTGTTAGTATTTGGTATTTCCAATATCACATTTTGGGAATTAGTCACTAA